The Sulfolobales archaeon genome segment TAGGGCTTAGAAAACTACTTGAGATGGCTTTTCTAAAGCATTTTGACGTGGTTGTTGTTGAGAGTAGAGAGAGGCTTGCAATGATCGGAGCAGGATTTCTAGAGCAGATCCTCAGCTATCTAGGGATCAGAGTAGAAGTGTTATCAGAAGAGGATCCAGAAGGATTACGCCAAGAGATCGTGGAAGATCTCATGAGAATCATAGAGATATTTGCTAGAAAAATCTATGGACCTAGAACTAGAAAATCTAAAGATCTTATAGAAGGCTTTAGAGTATTGCTAGAAGTAGTAGAGAGAGGAGAAGCTCCATGGGGTAAACGCAAGATACATAGCGATCTTGATACTGATTAGATGCTGTTCCGAGAGAATAATACTTTGAAGAGATC includes the following:
- a CDS encoding IS607 family transposase → MTEKMLRPREACKILGINYSTLIKWIRRGYIRAVRTAGGRYRIPESEIGRILGIRGGESRAVIYARVSSDVRAEYLDKQVKKLLDYCNSKGYKIVDVIRDISPGVSEERVGLRKLLEMAFLKHFDVVVVESRERLAMIGAGFLEQILSYLGIRVEVLSEEDPEGLRQEIVEDLMRIIEIFARKIYGPRTRKSKDLIEGFRVLLEVVERGEAPWGKRKIHSDLDTD